From a single Paludibacter jiangxiensis genomic region:
- a CDS encoding alpha/beta hydrolase-fold protein, with protein sequence MKKITLLMVALVMCAIASAQFAGIQQRGPQEEALPEGFKPSATNIFLAQYPAVNATTRQVMFRVNAPTAQKVQIDLCNKKYDMVKDEKGAWTCTSDPQVVGFHYYAVLIDGVPVMDRNTDAYFGSNWKSSGVEIPEGPEGDYYRFNKNIPHGQIRSLYYWSELNGLERHVNVYVPAEYEQNPTKKYPVLYLLHGWGEDENGWSNQGHMGNIMDGLIAAQKAVPMIVVMESGDIKTNPDVRKAATNDVTQIYVKDLMPFIEKTFRTQADRDHRAMAGLSRGGGQTTSTVFPNMDKFAWMGTFSGFFMGMRMGGNNAAPAPDMKTQVETSFNGVFKDAKAFNDKMHLLFISTGTAENSPKAAVDALKEHGIKVVFHESQGTAHEWLTWRRALNEFAPRLFK encoded by the coding sequence ATGAAAAAAATAACACTATTAATGGTGGCATTGGTTATGTGTGCCATCGCATCGGCTCAGTTTGCAGGTATTCAACAACGTGGCCCGCAGGAAGAAGCACTTCCCGAAGGTTTCAAACCGAGCGCAACCAATATTTTTCTGGCGCAGTATCCGGCCGTCAATGCTACAACACGTCAGGTGATGTTTCGTGTCAACGCTCCTACAGCTCAAAAAGTACAGATCGATTTGTGCAACAAAAAATATGACATGGTGAAGGACGAAAAAGGCGCATGGACCTGCACTTCCGATCCTCAGGTCGTGGGCTTTCACTACTATGCCGTACTTATCGACGGTGTTCCGGTAATGGATCGCAATACCGATGCCTATTTCGGTAGCAACTGGAAATCGTCGGGTGTAGAGATTCCCGAAGGACCGGAAGGTGATTATTACCGTTTCAATAAAAACATTCCTCACGGACAGATTCGTTCTTTATACTACTGGTCGGAACTTAACGGACTGGAACGTCACGTGAACGTATATGTGCCTGCCGAATACGAACAGAATCCGACCAAGAAATATCCGGTTCTGTACCTGCTTCATGGTTGGGGAGAAGATGAAAACGGATGGTCGAATCAAGGTCACATGGGCAACATTATGGATGGGCTGATCGCAGCTCAAAAGGCTGTTCCAATGATTGTGGTAATGGAAAGCGGCGATATCAAAACCAACCCGGATGTCCGCAAAGCTGCAACCAACGATGTTACTCAAATCTATGTGAAAGACCTGATGCCGTTTATCGAAAAGACATTCCGAACTCAGGCCGATCGTGACCACCGTGCTATGGCAGGTTTGTCGAGAGGCGGAGGTCAGACAACCTCAACCGTATTTCCCAATATGGATAAATTTGCATGGATGGGAACCTTTAGCGGTTTCTTTATGGGTATGAGAATGGGTGGCAACAATGCAGCTCCGGCTCCAGATATGAAAACACAGGTTGAAACTTCATTCAACGGAGTGTTTAAAGATGCTAAGGCTTTCAACGATAAAATGCACCTTCTCTTCATCAGTACCGGGACGGCTGAAAATAGTCCGAAAGCTGCTGTAGATGCACTCAAGGAGCATGGTATTAAGGTGGTTTTCCACGAATCGCAGGGAACTGCCCACGAATGGCTGACCTGGAGACGTGCTCTCAACGAATTTGCCCCCAGATTGTTTAAATAA
- a CDS encoding glycoside hydrolase family 43 protein: MKQPKYLVENDFMADPAVHVFDGKLYIYPSHDRESGIPENDNGDHFDMNDYHVFSTSDIETEPVTDHGVVLKVSDILWAGRQLWDCDVACRNGKYYMYFPLKDQNDIFRLGVAIADKPEGPFVPQPDPIRGSYSIDPAVFEDTDGTHYMYFGGLWGGQLQRYKDNKALESAYLPEGDELALPSRIVRLTEDMLGFAEEPRPVVILNQDGTPMKAGQTESRFFEASWMHRYNGKYYFSYSTGDTHLLCYAIGDNPYGPFTYQGVILTPVVGWTTHHAIAEFKGKWYLFHHDSVPSGGRTWLRSLKVRELEYDADGKIITLDGLA, translated from the coding sequence ATGAAACAGCCGAAATACTTAGTTGAGAATGATTTTATGGCCGATCCGGCGGTGCATGTTTTTGATGGTAAACTCTATATTTATCCGTCACACGACCGTGAATCAGGCATTCCGGAGAATGATAACGGAGATCATTTCGATATGAATGATTATCATGTTTTCTCAACCTCCGATATAGAAACCGAACCGGTAACCGATCATGGCGTTGTGCTGAAAGTAAGCGACATTCTTTGGGCTGGTCGCCAGTTGTGGGATTGTGATGTGGCCTGCAGAAACGGTAAATATTACATGTATTTTCCACTGAAAGACCAAAATGATATTTTCCGTCTGGGTGTTGCTATCGCAGATAAGCCAGAAGGTCCGTTTGTTCCACAGCCCGATCCTATTCGTGGTAGTTATAGCATCGACCCTGCTGTGTTTGAAGATACAGACGGCACTCATTACATGTATTTCGGAGGCTTGTGGGGTGGTCAATTGCAGCGTTACAAAGACAACAAAGCGCTCGAAAGTGCTTATTTGCCCGAAGGGGATGAACTGGCTTTGCCTTCAAGAATTGTACGTTTAACGGAAGATATGCTTGGTTTTGCAGAGGAACCACGTCCAGTCGTTATTCTTAATCAGGATGGAACGCCGATGAAAGCAGGACAAACCGAAAGTCGCTTTTTTGAGGCCTCGTGGATGCATCGCTACAATGGTAAATATTATTTCTCGTATTCTACCGGCGATACCCATTTGTTGTGTTACGCTATCGGGGATAATCCTTACGGTCCGTTTACCTATCAGGGTGTTATTCTGACGCCGGTAGTAGGGTGGACTACTCATCATGCCATCGCCGAATTCAAGGGGAAATGGTACTTGTTTCACCACGACAGCGTACCCTCAGGAGGTCGCACCTGGTTGCGTAGCCTAAAAGTACGAGAACTGGAATATGACGCTGATGGAAAAATAATTACTCTTGACGGATTAGCGTAG
- a CDS encoding MFS transporter translates to MDLKSQKVSVFEKIGYSLGDLAANLVFQTLITYLAYFYTDIYGLKNTDASIIMLAVGLVAAFIFNPIIGALADRTNSKWGKFRPWILYTAIPLGVVAFLAFSTPHFSYKGKLIYAAVTYTFLLLLYASSNLPYSALSGVLTGEMSERNSISSYRFIAVMFAQFFVQVFMLPIIEYAGHGDKAVGIEAVMTWLAIVGTVMLLITFFTTRERIVPTAEQKSSLKEDLSDLTKNKPWLIMLSLTILIFVTLAMKGGSYVYYFNNYVDKTALTNFISPILALLGHLGINISGSDPVATGFGLFNGGGIVFQLIGIGLSKKLADKYGKRDVYRFGLFVSTIFILIFYFFAPTSVALMFCSQILHGFFYGITVPVLWAMIADVADFSEWRTNRRATAIIFSAMMVGLKAGLSIGGSLVTWILHLYGYIPNESGAAGHALQPESVATGARMLVSVYPSIPFLIGVGLLFFYAIDKKMEVKIEADLKARRAEK, encoded by the coding sequence ATGGATTTGAAATCTCAGAAAGTGTCTGTATTTGAAAAGATTGGCTATAGTCTTGGTGACTTGGCGGCCAATCTGGTTTTCCAAACTTTGATTACCTATTTAGCGTATTTTTACACGGATATTTATGGCCTGAAAAATACCGATGCGTCAATCATTATGCTTGCTGTAGGCTTAGTTGCAGCATTTATCTTCAATCCGATTATTGGAGCCCTCGCTGACAGAACAAACTCCAAATGGGGTAAATTCAGACCGTGGATTCTGTACACGGCGATTCCTCTCGGGGTTGTGGCATTTTTGGCGTTTTCAACTCCTCACTTTTCCTACAAAGGAAAACTTATTTACGCAGCTGTTACCTATACGTTCCTGTTGTTACTGTATGCTTCCAGCAACTTGCCTTATTCGGCATTGAGCGGTGTGCTAACCGGTGAAATGAGCGAACGAAACAGTATCTCTTCTTACCGGTTTATTGCCGTAATGTTTGCTCAGTTCTTTGTTCAGGTATTTATGTTGCCTATCATAGAATATGCCGGCCACGGAGATAAAGCCGTCGGGATTGAAGCCGTTATGACATGGTTAGCCATTGTGGGTACCGTTATGTTGCTCATAACCTTCTTTACAACCAGAGAACGTATCGTCCCCACAGCAGAGCAAAAATCCTCACTCAAGGAAGACCTTTCCGACCTTACGAAGAACAAGCCATGGTTGATCATGCTTTCATTGACCATTTTGATTTTTGTTACTCTTGCCATGAAGGGCGGATCTTACGTTTATTATTTTAATAATTATGTGGATAAAACGGCTCTGACAAACTTTATCAGTCCTATATTGGCTCTGTTAGGTCATTTGGGAATTAATATTTCGGGTTCCGATCCTGTGGCAACAGGTTTTGGACTGTTCAACGGTGGCGGCATCGTATTCCAGTTGATTGGTATCGGTCTGTCGAAAAAACTTGCTGATAAATATGGTAAACGGGATGTCTATCGTTTTGGTTTGTTCGTCTCTACCATCTTTATCCTGATTTTTTACTTCTTTGCACCAACCAGTGTGGCTTTAATGTTCTGTTCGCAAATTCTGCATGGCTTCTTCTACGGGATTACAGTTCCGGTACTTTGGGCTATGATTGCCGATGTGGCCGACTTTTCAGAGTGGAGAACAAACCGCAGAGCAACTGCAATTATCTTCTCTGCAATGATGGTAGGTCTTAAAGCCGGACTTTCAATTGGAGGTTCATTGGTTACATGGATTCTGCACCTCTACGGATATATTCCTAACGAGAGTGGTGCTGCCGGTCATGCACTTCAACCAGAATCGGTAGCTACCGGTGCCAGAATGCTTGTGAGTGTGTATCCTTCAATTCCCTTCCTGATTGGGGTTGGTTTGCTTTTCTTCTATGCGATTGACAAAAAAATGGAAGTTAAAATTGAAGCAGACCTGAAAGCTCGTCGCGCAGAAAAATAA
- a CDS encoding endo-1,4-beta-xylanase codes for MKTRTISAIIAMIILVSTNVSARETLAKATKGKFLMGVAINMQQVNGVNPVESDLIANEFSAVVAENCMKPQPTHPQENKYVWDDADKFVAFGEKNKQTVTGHCLIWHSQIGRWMFVNDSGKDVSPEVLKERMRQHIYAVVGRYKGRVKGWDVVNEAFEDNGTYRKSKFYQILGKDFIKYAFQFAHEADPNAELYYNDYNVETPAKCDAIVQLVKELKAAGCRIDAVGSQSHMHMVNPTLEATETSFKKLKAAGVHILITEWDVSILPSPYDGANISASFKYSKEMDPYRDGVPADVQQKWNKRVLDMFGLFLKYSDVVDRVTVWGLNDAGTWLNGFPIRGRMDYPVLFDRKNQRKSVVDEMIKMAQKTKVKK; via the coding sequence ATGAAAACAAGAACAATTTCCGCTATTATTGCGATGATTATTCTGGTATCGACAAACGTGTCGGCCAGAGAAACTTTAGCCAAAGCTACCAAAGGAAAATTCCTGATGGGTGTAGCGATTAATATGCAACAAGTTAATGGTGTTAATCCGGTTGAATCTGATTTGATAGCGAACGAATTCAGCGCAGTAGTTGCCGAAAATTGCATGAAACCACAACCTACCCATCCTCAGGAAAACAAATATGTTTGGGATGATGCAGATAAATTTGTCGCTTTTGGCGAAAAGAACAAGCAAACCGTTACAGGTCACTGTCTTATCTGGCATTCGCAAATCGGTCGATGGATGTTTGTAAATGATAGCGGCAAAGATGTTTCTCCCGAAGTTTTGAAAGAACGGATGCGTCAGCACATTTATGCTGTTGTAGGCAGATATAAAGGCCGTGTAAAAGGTTGGGATGTTGTGAATGAGGCATTTGAAGATAACGGTACATACCGCAAAAGCAAGTTCTACCAGATTTTGGGCAAAGATTTTATCAAATATGCTTTCCAGTTTGCACACGAAGCCGATCCTAACGCCGAATTATATTACAACGATTATAATGTTGAAACTCCGGCTAAATGTGATGCTATTGTTCAACTGGTAAAAGAACTGAAAGCTGCTGGTTGCCGTATCGATGCCGTAGGTTCGCAATCGCACATGCACATGGTCAATCCAACTCTGGAGGCTACCGAAACAAGCTTTAAGAAACTCAAAGCTGCCGGCGTACATATTTTGATTACCGAATGGGATGTCTCTATTCTTCCAAGTCCTTATGACGGAGCAAATATCTCTGCAAGTTTCAAATATTCAAAAGAGATGGATCCTTACCGTGATGGAGTGCCTGCCGATGTTCAGCAAAAATGGAACAAACGCGTACTGGATATGTTCGGTTTGTTCTTGAAATACAGCGATGTGGTAGATCGTGTAACCGTATGGGGATTGAACGATGCAGGAACGTGGCTCAATGGCTTCCCTATTCGTGGTCGTATGGATTATCCGGTACTCTTCGATCGTAAAAATCAACGTAAGAGCGTAGTGGACGAGATGATTAAAATGGCGCAAAAAACCAAAGTGAAAAAATAA
- a CDS encoding glycoside hydrolase family 9 protein has translation MYNTSHKLKKILHVVVALALSTAFGYSQQSAFQLNDLGVFKKRGVDLMIYNDSYNAGGFFDEKVNGIEMIQHGVRTVTGGAVRLSPTPEQWDLVPTASDRTIDAKGNSVSVSLYYKEYDFTSKIKVEGKGNGCLITVTLDKPLPAKLAGKAGMNIEFLPATYFKKTYLMDQKTGICPVVAAGPTVADAFSEKIPQFNNLLTNERFGDTYAKVVPLASGKKLTLSPDDPKSLVSVESLTGQISLLDGRNLAPNGWYVVRELIPAGKTGTVVQWMFTPNSIANWVKEPVISHSQVGYYPDQQKVAVIEIDPNDKALATASLYRMNENGTQEKVLDGKLANWGKFMRYNYLRFDFSSVKETGIYQIKYGNVSSDPFPIGKDVYANIWHPTLDTWLPVQMDHMFVKEAYRVWHGNPHQDDALQAPTDTLIHDGYRMGHTTETKYKPYEHIPGLNIGGWFDAGDFDIQTGSHNTVVGYLVSAWEDLKLNHDETMVDKERKYVAIHHPDGVPDLLQQIEHGTLALMAQFRAFGHSIRGIVQPHLWQYDMIGDAGNLTDGLVYNPNLKPFQKDGFTSGTMDDRWAFTSHSPMGDVGSATALAAASRALKSYNNRLSAECLATAQKVWIDNVLNKQETPVENDMPDFSPAFMRSMSVGQEATLTIELLLATKDKKYSDFLAKIWPEVKKSLGGGQQSMSFGASSLRTLLKAIPFMGEEYKNDLRTIAQNTKRELDALIDKNPYGVPLGQGGFYSPGSNFSIVDWSLNNAKLYEYFPDIISREYAIRGLNYILGCHPASSISFVSGVGVNSKRVTYGNNRADFTSIPGGMVPGNYLIKPDFYENKEDWPFIWYENEVVVDGCAGYIYLAALVDHLLQK, from the coding sequence ATGTATAACACAAGCCATAAACTCAAGAAAATCCTGCATGTTGTGGTTGCTCTGGCACTGTCAACAGCTTTCGGCTATAGTCAGCAGAGCGCCTTTCAACTGAATGATTTGGGCGTATTCAAAAAGCGGGGTGTCGATCTGATGATTTACAACGACTCGTACAATGCAGGCGGATTTTTTGATGAGAAGGTCAACGGGATAGAGATGATACAACATGGTGTGCGTACCGTAACCGGTGGAGCTGTCCGTCTCAGTCCTACGCCCGAACAGTGGGATCTGGTTCCAACGGCATCCGATCGCACTATCGATGCCAAAGGTAATTCGGTCTCGGTCTCCCTTTACTATAAGGAGTATGATTTTACCAGCAAAATTAAGGTGGAAGGCAAAGGCAACGGTTGCCTTATCACCGTTACGCTCGATAAACCTCTACCAGCAAAATTAGCAGGGAAAGCTGGTATGAACATTGAATTTCTGCCGGCTACTTATTTCAAAAAGACTTACCTGATGGATCAGAAAACCGGCATTTGCCCTGTGGTGGCAGCCGGTCCGACGGTAGCCGATGCCTTTTCCGAAAAGATTCCGCAGTTCAACAACCTGTTGACCAACGAACGCTTCGGAGATACCTACGCAAAGGTTGTACCGCTTGCTTCGGGTAAAAAGCTGACCCTTTCACCCGATGATCCTAAATCGTTGGTCTCGGTCGAATCGCTTACAGGCCAGATCAGCCTGCTGGATGGACGCAACCTTGCCCCCAACGGATGGTATGTGGTTCGCGAACTGATTCCTGCCGGCAAAACCGGGACGGTAGTTCAGTGGATGTTTACTCCCAATAGCATTGCCAATTGGGTGAAAGAACCCGTAATATCGCATTCGCAGGTAGGCTATTATCCCGATCAGCAGAAAGTTGCTGTAATTGAAATTGATCCCAACGACAAAGCGCTTGCTACGGCCTCGTTGTACCGCATGAATGAAAACGGCACACAGGAGAAAGTCCTGGATGGCAAACTGGCAAACTGGGGTAAATTCATGCGTTACAATTACCTCCGTTTCGATTTCTCTTCGGTCAAAGAAACGGGCATTTATCAAATCAAATACGGCAACGTCAGTTCCGATCCTTTCCCCATCGGCAAAGATGTGTATGCCAACATCTGGCACCCCACGCTCGATACCTGGTTGCCGGTGCAAATGGATCACATGTTTGTGAAAGAGGCCTACCGGGTATGGCATGGCAATCCGCATCAGGATGATGCGCTACAGGCACCTACAGACACGCTTATTCATGATGGTTACCGCATGGGACACACCACAGAAACCAAATATAAACCTTACGAACATATTCCCGGTTTGAATATAGGAGGTTGGTTCGATGCCGGAGATTTCGATATTCAGACAGGGTCGCACAATACGGTGGTCGGATATCTGGTTAGCGCATGGGAAGATCTGAAACTGAATCACGACGAAACTATGGTGGACAAAGAGCGCAAATATGTGGCCATTCATCATCCCGATGGAGTTCCCGATTTGTTGCAACAGATAGAACACGGAACGCTGGCACTGATGGCTCAGTTCCGTGCATTCGGACACTCCATCCGCGGTATTGTACAACCTCACTTATGGCAGTACGACATGATTGGCGATGCCGGAAATCTTACTGATGGATTGGTCTATAATCCAAACCTGAAACCTTTTCAGAAAGACGGTTTTACCTCCGGAACGATGGACGACCGGTGGGCATTTACCAGCCACAGTCCGATGGGCGATGTCGGTTCGGCCACAGCACTGGCAGCAGCCAGTCGTGCCTTAAAATCGTATAACAACAGGCTCTCTGCCGAATGTTTGGCTACTGCTCAGAAGGTATGGATCGACAATGTTTTGAATAAGCAGGAAACGCCGGTCGAAAACGATATGCCGGATTTTTCTCCGGCATTTATGAGATCGATGTCTGTCGGTCAGGAAGCTACGCTGACGATTGAATTGCTGTTGGCGACCAAAGACAAAAAATATTCCGATTTTCTTGCCAAAATATGGCCGGAAGTGAAAAAGAGTCTCGGTGGAGGTCAGCAGAGTATGTCCTTCGGAGCAAGTTCTCTCCGGACTTTGTTGAAGGCCATTCCTTTCATGGGCGAAGAGTATAAAAACGATTTGAGAACAATTGCCCAAAATACGAAGAGGGAGTTGGATGCATTGATTGATAAAAATCCTTACGGAGTGCCTCTGGGACAGGGTGGATTCTACTCTCCCGGCAGTAATTTCTCCATCGTCGACTGGTCGCTGAATAATGCAAAGCTGTACGAATACTTCCCCGATATTATCAGCAGGGAGTATGCCATCCGCGGATTGAACTATATTTTGGGTTGTCATCCGGCATCCAGCATTTCGTTTGTTTCCGGTGTGGGTGTCAATTCCAAACGGGTGACTTACGGCAACAACCGTGCCGACTTCACCTCTATTCCCGGCGGGATGGTTCCCGGTAACTACCTTATCAAGCCTGACTTCTACGAAAACAAAGAGGACTGGCCTTTTATTTGGTACGAAAATGAAGTTGTGGTCGATGGTTGTGCCGGTTACATTTATCTGGCAGCTCTGGTAGATCATCTGCTGCAGAAATAA
- a CDS encoding sialate O-acetylesterase: protein MKFKLLILSVLLASVSAFGEVKLPKLISDGMVLQRNAKVKIWGWASGGEKVTVQFIGATYQTTANALGEWSIMLSDLKAGGPYTMQIDGNNSITVKDIAVGDVWVCSGQSNMGLSMGALASVYPDDIAKSENSFIRQFYVPSGYRFDGRDVDYKSGQWKSASPQNLRMFTAAGYYFALNLYRIYKVPIGLINASLGGSSAEAWISEEAIKSFPKYYEDALRFKDPGWMKRINKQDNERVVNWNHALRQNDAGYKSEPAWTDPKLNTSDWSVMHVPGYWPESQFGAENGVFWFRREVEVPASMAGKAANIRLGRIVDADSVFINGRFIGGIGSQYSERNYKIPEGVLHEGSNTIVVRIINYIRHGGFVPGKKYELTTGGQTINLEGDWKYKAGFVADPLEERLFTGKIPTALFNSMLAPMLNYRIKGVLWYQGESNTSKAFEHFSLFKTLISDWRNQWQQGDFPFIYAQLPNFVEVNIESTKYDWAYLRETQLKTLSAVPNTGMAVSIDIGEWNDIHPVNKKDLGARLALAARKVAYGENKIVYLGPIYRTLKIAGNQVILSFTNTGSGMVARNGKTLNCFEVCGKDGNYLPAEAHIVGNSVIVSSSKVSQPVAVRYAWSNNPEGANLYNKEGLPASPFRTSELY from the coding sequence ATGAAATTCAAATTATTAATCCTATCTGTGCTTTTAGCTTCAGTATCCGCTTTTGGAGAGGTAAAGCTTCCTAAACTGATTAGCGACGGAATGGTATTGCAACGAAATGCCAAAGTGAAAATCTGGGGTTGGGCTTCCGGCGGCGAAAAAGTAACGGTGCAGTTTATCGGAGCCACTTATCAAACAACAGCAAATGCTCTTGGAGAGTGGAGTATCATGCTTTCCGACCTTAAAGCGGGCGGTCCGTATACCATGCAAATAGACGGGAATAACTCGATAACAGTGAAGGATATTGCCGTTGGCGATGTGTGGGTGTGCTCCGGACAATCCAATATGGGGCTCTCTATGGGAGCACTGGCCTCGGTCTATCCAGATGATATTGCAAAGTCGGAGAATTCGTTCATACGTCAGTTTTATGTCCCGTCGGGGTACCGTTTCGATGGTCGCGATGTCGATTACAAGTCAGGGCAATGGAAAAGCGCTTCGCCTCAAAACCTGCGTATGTTTACGGCAGCCGGTTACTATTTTGCTTTGAACCTGTACCGGATTTACAAAGTGCCAATCGGATTGATTAATGCCTCGCTGGGAGGATCTTCTGCAGAAGCGTGGATTAGCGAGGAGGCCATCAAATCGTTTCCGAAATATTACGAGGATGCCTTGCGCTTCAAAGATCCCGGGTGGATGAAAAGAATCAATAAACAGGATAACGAGCGGGTTGTGAACTGGAATCACGCATTGCGGCAAAATGATGCAGGTTATAAAAGTGAACCGGCATGGACAGATCCGAAACTTAATACCTCCGACTGGTCTGTCATGCACGTTCCGGGTTATTGGCCGGAAAGTCAATTTGGTGCCGAGAACGGTGTATTCTGGTTTCGACGGGAGGTTGAAGTGCCGGCTTCTATGGCAGGTAAAGCCGCAAATATACGGCTGGGTCGAATCGTGGACGCCGATTCCGTCTTTATCAACGGGCGTTTTATAGGAGGCATTGGATCTCAATATTCGGAGCGAAACTATAAGATACCGGAGGGCGTTCTGCATGAAGGCAGCAATACGATTGTTGTCAGGATAATTAACTACATACGTCACGGAGGTTTTGTCCCCGGCAAAAAATACGAATTGACTACCGGCGGACAAACTATTAATCTGGAAGGCGACTGGAAATATAAAGCCGGTTTTGTTGCTGATCCTCTGGAAGAGCGTTTGTTTACCGGTAAAATTCCGACGGCACTCTTCAACAGTATGCTTGCTCCAATGCTGAATTATCGCATCAAAGGAGTTCTCTGGTATCAGGGCGAATCGAATACCAGCAAGGCATTCGAACATTTTTCGTTGTTCAAAACCTTGATAAGCGATTGGAGGAATCAATGGCAGCAGGGCGATTTTCCCTTTATTTACGCGCAATTGCCCAATTTTGTCGAAGTAAATATCGAGAGTACAAAATATGACTGGGCTTACCTGCGCGAAACCCAGCTCAAAACGCTTTCTGCTGTGCCGAATACAGGTATGGCTGTTAGCATCGACATCGGCGAATGGAACGATATTCATCCGGTGAATAAGAAAGATTTGGGTGCTCGTTTGGCCTTAGCTGCCCGAAAAGTAGCTTACGGAGAGAATAAAATCGTATATTTGGGACCGATTTACCGCACGCTGAAGATTGCAGGTAATCAGGTGATTCTGAGCTTTACTAATACCGGCAGCGGTATGGTTGCAAGGAATGGAAAAACGTTGAATTGTTTTGAAGTTTGCGGAAAAGACGGCAACTATCTTCCTGCCGAGGCTCATATTGTGGGCAATTCTGTTATTGTTAGCAGTAGTAAAGTCTCCCAGCCGGTAGCGGTGCGGTATGCCTGGAGTAACAATCCTGAAGGCGCCAACCTGTACAACAAGGAAGGCCTCCCGGCATCTCCGTTCAGAACAAGTGAGCTGTATTGA
- a CDS encoding glycoside hydrolase family 43 protein — protein sequence MVKHYSFLLSIVFLSILFSLSGFAQETTAVPQTGIVIVPKAQKPLKQKKFNEKDLAGYLLVYFKDQDQSAYMAISADGYTFTDVNGGKPVFVGSQLAEQKGVRDPHITRGPDGAFYLAMTDLHIFGKRAGYRDTEFERPAEKYGWGNNRALVLMKSYDLIHWSHADFRVDKAFPELGDIDCSWAPETVYDPVAKKMMVYFTIRYNNKSCHLYYSYANSDFTKLETTPKQITGIDGLDGDITKVGNNYQLFYVNDAKVLHAVSNKINGDYKVEGGRIDPEKVSTEAPNLFRRLGTDAYVLMYDVYGARPSNMGFSETTDFVHFKNIGHFNEGEMKTTNFKSPKHGAVTYLTKAELKAVADHWKIAIDLK from the coding sequence ATGGTAAAGCACTATTCATTCCTTCTTTCGATCGTTTTCTTAAGCATACTCTTTTCTCTTTCCGGTTTTGCACAAGAAACAACTGCTGTTCCGCAGACCGGAATCGTTATCGTTCCCAAGGCTCAAAAGCCATTAAAACAGAAAAAGTTTAACGAGAAAGATCTGGCCGGTTACCTGCTGGTTTATTTCAAAGATCAGGATCAATCGGCCTACATGGCCATCAGTGCCGACGGATACACCTTTACGGATGTGAATGGCGGTAAACCTGTGTTTGTAGGCTCTCAACTGGCCGAACAGAAGGGCGTACGCGATCCGCATATCACACGTGGTCCCGACGGAGCCTTCTATCTGGCAATGACCGATTTGCATATCTTCGGCAAGCGTGCCGGTTATCGCGATACCGAATTTGAACGTCCTGCCGAAAAATACGGATGGGGAAACAACCGGGCGTTGGTACTTATGAAGTCGTACGATCTGATCCATTGGTCACATGCCGATTTTCGCGTTGACAAAGCCTTTCCCGAACTGGGAGATATCGACTGCTCGTGGGCTCCCGAAACCGTTTACGATCCTGTTGCCAAGAAAATGATGGTCTATTTCACGATTCGTTATAACAACAAATCCTGTCATCTCTACTACTCCTATGCCAATTCCGATTTTACCAAACTCGAAACTACACCCAAACAAATTACCGGAATCGATGGGTTGGATGGCGATATCACCAAGGTGGGTAACAACTACCAACTATTTTACGTAAACGATGCCAAAGTTCTACATGCTGTTTCCAATAAAATCAACGGCGATTATAAAGTCGAAGGTGGCCGTATCGATCCCGAAAAGGTATCGACCGAAGCTCCCAACCTCTTTCGCCGTCTTGGAACCGATGCCTACGTGTTGATGTACGATGTCTACGGTGCCCGCCCAAGCAACATGGGTTTCAGCGAAACTACTGATTTTGTTCATTTCAAAAATATCGGTCATTTCAACGAAGGTGAGATGAAAACGACCAATTTCAAAAGCCCCAAACATGGTGCCGTCACTTATCTCACAAAAGCAGAACTGAAAGCCGTGGCCGATCATTGGAAAATAGCTATCGATCTGAAATAA